A part of Gossypium hirsutum isolate 1008001.06 chromosome A07, Gossypium_hirsutum_v2.1, whole genome shotgun sequence genomic DNA contains:
- the LOC121232129 gene encoding uncharacterized protein yields MELNLVPISITRQKQDPAWNHCEVFKNGERIQIKCMYCGKLFKGGGIHRFKEHLAGRKGQGPICEQVPQGVRSIMQESLNGILVKQDKKQKLIPKLLACGSSSSNLNIGGEVENLGSHDDMNFGIKPISVLNTLEGDSNVVSKVGRGRKRGRGRDRNLIESNRPCLKTDLALVPNGGENPIHMAIGRFLYDIGVNLDAVNSVCFQPMIDAIASGGSGVVPPSCHDLRGWILKNVIEEVKDDIDRNKAMWGKTGCSIIVEQCRTKNGRVLLSFLVYCPQATVFMKSVDASHAIYSADYLFELLKQVIEEVGSENVVQVITNCEEPYLFTGKRLMESFPSLYWAPCLAHCVDLMLQDFSNLEWINETIEQAKSLTKFIYNQSSVLNTMRKFTSGNDIVEPALTCFATNFSTLRRMADLKLNLQAMVNSQDWLECPYAKEPGGQAMSDIVNNRSFWNSCVLIAHITYPLLRVLEIVGSKKRSAMGYVYAGIYRAKETIKKELVKQDDYMVYWNIIDNRWEQQRHLPLYAAGFFLNPKFFYNTKEHIHNDILSAVFDSIERLVPDTNIQDQVVREINLYKNAMGDLGRPMAVRARDNLLPGEWWSIYGGGCPNLQRLAIRILSQTCSSIGYKPNKISIEEIHNTRNFLERRRLSDLVFVQYNLYLRQM; encoded by the exons TTGAATTTGGTTCCTATATCAATTACAAGGCAAAAACAAGATCCTGCTTGGAACCATTGTGAAGTGTTTAAAAATGGTGAAAGAATACAAATTAAATGTATGTATTGTGGGAAATTGTTTAAAGGGGGTGGGATTCATAGGTTTAAAGAACATTTAGCAGGTCGAAAAGGTCAGGGACCAATTTGTGAACAAGTTCCTCAAGGGGTTAGGTCCATTATGCAAGAAAGTTTGAATGGGATTTTAGTTAAACAAgataagaaacaaaaattgattCCGAAATTACTAGCTTGTGGTAGTAGTAGTAGTAATCTGAATATCGGTGGTGAGGTCGAAAATTTGGGTTCTCATGATGATATGAACTTTGGGATTAAACCGATTTCGGTTTTGAACACTTTGGAAGGTGATTCTAATGTGGTTAGTAAAGTTGGTAGAGGTAGGAAACGAGGTCGGGGTCGGGATCGGAATTTGATTGAAAGTAACCGTCCTTGTCTGAAAACCGATCTTGCATTGGTTCCAAATGGGGGAGAGAATCCAATTCATATGGCCATAGGGAGATTCTTGTATGATATTGGGGTTAATTTGGATGCGGTGAACTCGGTTTGTTTCCAACCAATGATTGATGCTATTGCTTCTGGAGGATCTGGGGTTGTACCGCCGTCTTGTCATGATCTTCGGGGATGGATATTGAAGAATGTAATTGAGGAAGTAAAGGATGATATCGATAGGAATAAAGCAATGTGGGGGAAGACAGGGTGTTCGATTATAGTTGAGCAATGTAGAACGAAAAACGGGAGAGTTTTGTTAAGTTTTTTGGTTTATTGTCCTCAAGCAACTGTGTTTATGAAATCCGTGGATGCATCACATGCTATTTATTCCGCGGATTATTTGTTTGAATTGCTTAAACAGGTGATTGAAGAAGTAGGATCTGAGAATGTTGTGCAAGTAATCACTAATTGTGAAGAGCCATACCTTTTTACCGGGAAAAGGTTGATGGAGTCATTTCCTTCTCTTTATTGGGCTCCTTGTTTAGCACATTGTGTCGATTTGATGCTTCAAGATTTCAGTAACCTCGAGTGGATAAACGAAACAATCGAACAAGCTAAATCTCTGACAAAATTCATCTACAATCAGAGTTCGGTTTTGAATACGATGAGAAAATTTACTTCTGGGAATGACATTGTGGAACCGGCACTTACTTGTTTTGCTACGAACTTTTCAACGTTGAGAAGAATGGCTGATCTCAAGCTAAATTTACAAGCTATGGTTAATTCTCAGGATTGGCTCGAGTGTCCGTATGCAAAGGAACCCGGGGGTCAAGCAATGTCGGATATTGTTAACAATAGGTCGTTTTGGAATTCATGTGTGTTGATTGCTCATATAACGTATCCCCTCTTACGAGTCCTAGAAATAGTTGGTAGCAAGAAAAGATCCGCAATGGGATATGTTTATGCCGGGATTTACAGAGCAAAAGAAACGATTAAGAAAGAACTTGTCAAGCAAGATGATTATATGGTCTATTGGAATATTATAGATAACAGATGGGAACAACAACGGCATCTCCCTCTTTACGCTGCGGGTTTCTTCCTTAACCCAAAATTTTTCTACAATACCAAGGAACATATACACAATGATATCCTATCAGCCGTATTTGATAGCATAGAGAGGTTAGTTCCTGATACGAACATCCAGGACCAAGTTGTTAGAGAAATAAATTTATACAAGAATGCTATGGGAGATCTAGGAAGGCCAATGGCAGTCAGAGCCCGAGATAATTTACTTCCCG GTGAATGGTGGTCTATATACGGTGGAGGTTGCCCGAATTTGCAACGTTTGGCCATCCGCATTCTCAGTCAAACTTGCAGTTCAATTGGGTATAAACCAAACAAGATCTCCATCGAAGAAATACACAATACAAGAAATTTTCTCGAGCGTCGAAGGCTTAGCGATCTCGTCTTTGTTCAATACAACTTATATCTGAGACAAATGTAA
- the LOC107919752 gene encoding putative leucine-rich repeat-containing protein DDB_G0290503: protein MEGDNLVSSEIPVTKAVEDTEIVADAVKASNGDLPLVEKEETTLDGEFIKVEKEAVEMKDGSNPANPASNQDNESTIERSLSNPGRELLEAQEKTKELELELERVVGALKLSESENCKLKDEVVLAKEKLDEVGKKYEELDLDHKKLQEQIIEAEQRYSLQLSNLQEALQAQETKQKELTEVKVAFDGLNIEIENSRKRMQELEQDLQSSIEEARKFEELHKQSGSHAESETQRALEFEKLLETAKLSAKEMEDQMASLREEVKGLYEKVAENQKVEAALQSTTAELSAAQEELALSKSLVSDLEQRLSSKEALINELTEELEQKKASESKAMEDISILEITFAATKEDLQAKVSELEDIKLKLEEEVKARELVEATLKDQEVSVSIAQEELSKVLNEKEALETAIADLNSNAALSKELCNELEEKLKLSDENFSKTNSLLSQALSNNEELEQKLKSLEELHNESGAAAATATQKNLELEDILQASNEPAEDAKSKLRELEARFIAAEQRNVELEQHLNLVELKGFESEKELKESSEKISELTNKLGEAIEEKNHLNNQMQEYQEKINQLESALNQSTTQNLELAEELKVALERSAHHEDRANMSHQRSLELEDLFQTSHSKLEGADKKVNELELLLEAEKYRIQELEEQLSNLEKKCGDAEGESVKYSDKVSEIASELEAFQARTSSLEIALQMANEKEKELTECLNLATDEKKKLEETLQSSNEKLAEAENLVEILRNDLNLTQQKRESIENDLTAVGLRESEVTEKLKSAEEQLEEHVRVLEEAKARNSELESLHETLTRDSELKLQEIMENFTSKDSETKSLFEKLKTFEDQIKVYEEQVAQAAGQSASLKEELDQSLLKLASLERTNEQLKSEISEFKNKALQSSSENELLVQTNIQLKGRIDELQELLNSALSEKESTAQEIASHMSTIKELSDQHTKASELRAEAESRIVEAEAQLHEAIEKYSKKESESNDLIEKLNALEVQIKTYEEQAHEASTIAVSRQVEVEETLSKLKQLESFVEELQTKSAHFEKESGGLAEANFKLTQELAEYESKLGDLEGKLTASLTEKDETAEQLHISKKAIEDLTQKITSEGQSLQSQISSLMEENNLLNETHQNTKKELQSVISQLEEQLKNVKENEESLKSEINNLKAKITESSLLQTRIKELEEQLVTVEAQLKEEVESVKTAASVREAELTSKLEDHAQKFSDRDVINEQVVQLQRDLQLAQTMIAQQKDADSQKEMDREATLKYSIEELEAKNKESLHLKKQVKELEDKLQEAEAKMKVASSAAESKDSVEVNSRDIDGLTFSTPTKRRSKKKSEAASVQVASSSSSATHTEASPLTNLKFVLGVALVSAIIGVILGKRY from the exons ATGGAAGGAGACAACCTAGTAAGTAGTGAAATCCCAGTGACGAAAGCTGTTGAGGACACTGAAATTGTTGCCGATGCGGTTAAG GCCTCGAATGGAGACTTGCCGCTAGTAGAAAAGGAAGAAACCACCCTGGATGGAGAATTCATTAAAGTAGAGAAGGAAGCAGTAGAGATGAAAGATGGTTCTAATCCGGCTAATCCTGCTTCTAACCAAGACAATGAATCGACCATCGAAAGAAGCTTGAGCAATCCTGGTAGAGAACTACTTGAAGCTCAAGAAAAGACGAAAGAACTCGAGCTTGAATTGGAAAGAGTGGTTGGAGCGTTAAAGCTTTCTGAATCAGAAAACTGCAAATTGAAGGATGAAGTTGTGCTTGCTAAGGAGAAGTTGGATGAAGTGGGGAAAAAGTATGAAGAACTCGATCTCGATCATAAGAAATTGCAAGAACAGATCATTGAAGCTGAGCAGAGATACAGTTTACAGTTAAGCAATTTGCAAGAGGCTTTGCAAGCTCAAGAGACGAAACAGAAGGAACTCACTGAAGTAAAAGTAGCATTTGATGGTCTCAATATTGAGATCGAAAACTCGAGAAAGAGGATGCAAGAGTTGGAGCAAGATCTGCAGAGTTCCATTGAAGAGGCTCGGAAGTTTGAAGAACTGCACAAACAAAGTGGTTCACATGCTGAGTCTGAGACACAGAGGGCTTTGGAGTTTGAGAAATTGCTTGAAACTGCGAAACTTAGTGCAAAAGAAATGGAAGATCAGATGGCTTCATTGCGGGAAGAAGTCAAGGGACTCTACGAGAAAGTTGCTGAAAACCAGAAAGTCGAGGCAGCACTTCAAAGCACAACAGCTGAACTTTCTGCTGCTCAAGAGGAGTTGGCGCTTTCGAAATCACTAGTATCAGACTTGGAACAAAGACTTAGCTCAAAGGAAGCTCTTATAAATGAGCTGACTGAAGAGTTGGAACAGAAAAAAGCTTCAGAATCCAAGGCAATGGAAGATATCTCAATTCTTGAAATTACTTTTGCTGCAACTAAAGAAGATCTTCAAGCTAAGGTTTCCGAGTTGGAAGATATCAAGTTGAAACTGGAAGAGGAAGTTAAAGCAAGGGAATTGGTTGAAGCCACACTGAAGGATCAAGAAGTCAGTGTTTCGATTGCACAAGAAGAATTAAGTAAAGTTCTAAATGAAAAAGAAGCTTTGGAAACAGCCATTGCAGATCTTAACAGTAATGCAGCCTTGTCGAAGGAGTTGTGCAACGAACTTGAAGAAAAATTGAAGCTTTCAGATGAGAATTTCAGTAAAACCAATTCTCTATTGTCCCAGGCTTTGTCTAATAATGAAGAGCTTGAACAGAAACTGAAATCTCTTGAAGAGCTACATAATGAATCCGGAGCTGCTGCAGCAACTGCTACTCAAAAGAATCTTGAACTGGAGGATATACTTCAGGCTTCAAATGAACCTGCAGAAGATGCAAAATCGAAACTGAGGGAGCTTGAGGCACGTTTTATAGCAGCCGAGCAAAGGAATGTGGAGCTTGAACAACACTTGAATTTGGTAGAGTTAAAAGGCTTTGAATCCGAGAAAGAACTGAAGGAATCTTCAGAGAAAATATCTGAACTTACCAACAAGTTGGGGGAGGCCATCGAAGAAAAGAATCACCTGAACAATCAAATGCAGGAATATCAGGAGAAGATAAATCAGCTCGAATCAGCTCTAAATCAGTCAACAACACAGAACTTGGAGCTCGCGGAAGAGTTGAAGGTTGCTTTAGAGAGAAGTGCTCACCATGAGGACAGAGCTAATATGAGTCATCAACGCAGCCTTGAACTAGAGGATCTGTTCCAGACATCTCATTCCAAATTAGAGGGTGCTGACAAAAAGGTCAACGAGTTGGAGTTGCTACTTGAAGCAGAGAAGTACAGGATTCAGGAACTCGAGGAACAGTTAAGCAATTTAGAAAAGAAATGTGGAGATGCAGAAGGCGAGTCTGTTAAGTACTCTGATAAGGTATCTGAAATCGCTTCTGAACTTGAGGCATTCCAAGCTAGAACATCGAGCCTTGAAATTGCACTACAAATGGCCAATGAGAAGGAAAAGGAATTGACAGAGTGCTTAAATTTGGCAACAGATGAGAAGAAAAAGCTAGAAGAGACATTGCAAAGCTCCAATGAAAAGCTTGCTGAAGCCGAAAATCTGGTGGAAATCTTGAGAAATGATTTAAATCTGACACAACAGAAACGGGAAAGCATTGAGAATGATCTTACGGCTGTTGGTTTGAGAGAAAGTGAGGTTACGGAAAAGCTCAAATCTGCTGAAGAGCAACTAGAGGAACACGTAAGAGTATTAGAGGAAGCTAAGGCAAGAAACTCGGAGCTTGAGTCATTGCATGAAACTTTAACAAGGGATTCAGAGCTTAAACTGcaagaaataatggaaaatttcaCCAGCAAGGATTCTGAAACAAAATCCCTGTTCGAGAAATTGAAAACATTTGAAGATCAGATAAAGGTGTATGAAGAACAAGTTGCTCAAGCAGCTGGACAGTCTGCGTCTTTAAAAGAAGAATTGGATCAGAGCCTACTGAAGCTGGCTTCTTTAGAACGCACAAATGAACAACTCAAGAGCGAGATATCGGAGTTCAAAAATAAAGCTCTTCAGTCTTCCTCAGAGAATGAACTTTTAGTTCAGACAAACATTCAGTTGAAGGGCAGAATTGATGAGCTTCAAGAATTGCTTAATTCAGCTCTTTCTGAGAAGGAATCAACTGCTCAAGAGATTGCTTCTCATATGAGCACGATTAAAGAATTATCTGACCAGCATACAAAGGCCTCAGAACTTCGAGCAGAAGCCGAATCACGAATTGTGGAAGCAGAAGCTCAATTACACGAAGCTATTGAGAAATACTCGAAGAAAGAATCAGAATCCAACGATCTGATTGAAAAGTTGAATGCGCTTGAAGTCCAAATTAAAACATACGAAGAACAAGCTCATGAAGCATCCACAATTGCTGTATCTCGACAAGTAGAGGTTGAAGAGACTCTTTCCAAATTAAAGCAGCTTGAAAGCTTTGTCGAGGAACTGCAAACCAAGTCGGCACACTTTGAAAAGGAGAGTGGAGGACTTGCTGAGGCAAATTTTAAGCTTACTCAGGAACTAGCCGAATACGAGTCAAAACTCGGTGATTTGGAAGGCAAATTGACCGCATCCTTGACCGAGAAGGATGAAACAGCTGAACAACTTCACATTTCGAAGAAAGCTATCGAAGATTTAACACAGAAGATTACTTCTGAAGGGCAGAGTTTACAATCTCAG ATTTCTTCACTAATGGAGGAGAATAATTTGCTCAACGAAACACATCAGAACACAAAGAAAGAACTTCAATCTGTAATATCACAGCTTGAAGAACAATTGAAAAacgtaaaagaaaatgaagaatctCTAAAATCAGAGATTAACAATCTCAAGGCCAAGATTACGGAGAGTTCCTTACTGCAAACTCGTATCAAAGAACTTGAAGAACAGTTGGTGACAGTTGAAGCTCAATTGAAAGAAGAG GTTGAAAGTGTTAAGACAGCCGCCTCTGTAAGAGAAGCTGAATTAACTTCAAAATTAGAGGATCATGCACAAAAGTTTAGTGATAGAGATGTTATCAATGAACAAGTGGTTCAACTTCAACGAGATTTACAACTTGCTCAAACAATGATCGCTCAACAG AAGGATGCAGATTCTCAGAAAGAGATGGATCGAGAAGCAACTTTAAAATATTCCATCGAAGAGCTCGAAGCCAAAAACAAAGAATCATTACACCTCAAGAAACAAGTCAAAGAGTTGGAAGATAAATTGCAAGAAGCTGAAGCTAAAATGAAG GTTGCGAGCAGTGCAGCTGAATCGAAGGATAGTGTAGAGGTGAATTCCAGAGATATTGACGGATTAACATTTTCAACACCAACAAAACGAAGGAGTAAGAAAAAGTCGGAAGCCGCTTCCGTACAAGttgcttcctcttcttcatcAGCTACCCATACTGAGGCTTCTCCTTTGACGAACTTAAAGTTCGTTCTCGGAGTAGCCCTTGTGTCAGCGATCATTGGTGTTATTCTTGGAAAGCGttattag